The sequence TCAGTGTGAAAATATTCCATTGATTAAAGCAAGACACATGGACAAGCCTAAGAGCTCTATTAGTGGCTTTGAGTAAGAAGTAATGCCATTTGAGTAAGCAGATATACTCTGTATACTTTAATAGGAAGAATTGCAAAGCCATATGGCAAAAGACTTGCATGTATATTTCTTTAGCATTGACAAACTACAGAATTTGGAATAATAATCCAGACCAAAATTATCAAAGGCAAGTACAGACAAAAACCAAACTCAACATTTATCATGGACACTTCAAGACAAATAGGGTATACTAAATCCACAATGTACTTATTAGACAACATACTTACAAGTACATGCACACTTTCCACTACCATAATTCTAAgattatgtagtttccttttaTAGTTAATTATTATAGTTAGCAATAACTTTTAGTGATAATTCCTTCCAGGGTATTATCCACATGAGCCAGAAGATTCGAACATGTGCGTGTGATGAGTATTTATTATTCATCCCTGTCAAGCATCCCCACCTCCTTTAGTGGTAACAGTACATAAGTTTCCTGGTAAGAAGCCACACAGAGACCATGTTTCACCCATTCTGTTAAGGCACAGTTAGCCTTATTTCTCACCTGCAGGGGTAGGCATGTGATCTATGCTGGAACAATCAGGACATTCCATTCCCTTGTTGCAGTGTTTGGTTCAGGGGTGGGTTTATATGCCGAGCCAGACCAATTAAGAGTCAGTCTTGAGTCTTTGGCTTACACTGTTGGGAAAGAGGTGCTTACTTTTTTCTCTGAGTTTGCCAGTCTGCTTGGAAGTAAGCTTGACACTGCGTTTGACCAGTTTTGCCATGGTGTGGGAAAATCCtgcctgagaatgaagccaagACACTGGAAAGCAGAGCCaagagatggagacagaaaatGTCTTGAGGTTTCTTTGAGCTTTTAATTCCAGTCCGAAGCCATCTGTATCCCTTAACTTCCCAGTGACAAAGCTAACAAATTGTTCTTGATTGTTTTTGCCACTTGAAATCCAAAACATTCATACTAAAACCTATGCTTCTTTTTGCTCTGTGGTCTCTctccaaaattttctttttctgggctcACTTGTCATATCACTTTGCTAGCACACACATGACCCCTCATTTCAAGGGTCATGTACTCCATGTCATCTTAATGTTTCACTATATCCTGGACTCACACTTAATTCATTTGTTATTTCTCCTGAAAGTGCAGATTTGCTAAATAAAAGGGGTTCTTTAGCCAATAACTTTGTTTCCTCAGTTAGGTTTCATATCAACTCTCTGGTCTCAGTGAAGATGTGTCTGAAGATTCACATGTTTCATTGTATGTCTCAAACTCTGACCCCACTCATTTCCTGTGGCACTGACAGCTTGCCCTCAAAGTCTTCCAGATTCTCTATCTGGAAGATGTGATGCCATATCTCAGACGTGATTGTATTCTCCTGAACCGTGTGGCACCAGCCATCTTCCTCCTTTATATTGTGGCTTCCTTGATGCCTGCTAAGCTACCATGTGAAACTGTCTTTTGACTAATATAGACCACCAGCCCTTTCCCTGCTGATGCAATTTCTCCTTGTGCAGAGACCACGCTGTTGAGGCCACACTTCCACGCCAAAGCCGCTATTAGAGCTCTTTAGTGCCaaagtctttttctgtttgggAAGAATCTCTTTCCTGCAACACTATGTTGCATAAGTCTCAGATCAGTGTTGCCTTTTAATTCAAATGTATCACAAAGAATTTCAGTATATATGCGTTTGTTCCTTCTCCAGACTTTAGCAATCAGTCTGTGGGAATTTGACCACAATCCATCTGAGAGACAGAGGCATTAGAGGACTCAgactcctccctcctttcccttaaCCGTTTGATCAggttttgcctttatttctttatgagTTATTTCTTCAAGGTTTCCTGATTTCTTGGGAAAGAGAGAGGTCTTGTCTCTCTCAGTCCTTTTTTATTGGTTGAATTGTATCATTATTACAGCTTCTGATCATGTTGAGAATCCCTCCACTAAACATTTCTGACTGGATACACTGCGCTCATGGATTTTTATGGACATTAAATTTACAGTCTGCATTCTACAATACCACTCCATTATCTCCTCTTATCcttagaaaaacaacaaacaaatatatCACTGTAAATTAAGATCACAGAACCTCAACACTTAAATAGAATGGAGCATACCCTGTAGCCAGGCAGAAAAGCAGAAACACTTTAGAATTCTCAATGGTTCCATCATTCACTGTTAGAAATTAGAGCGCTGTTAGAATTATTTCAATCATCGGatgtattctttgtttccttttttgattATCTGGAATTGTCACTCTGGACTCACTTTGGCACCTAACCCTGCTGCAAACCTCCTGCCCAACCTATCTATAAATCATTCTACTGAGAATAGACTTGTTGCTTCGCTTAGTTAACCTAATGTATTTACAAGATTAGCAATACAACTTAAATGCATCAGtgcttatattttgaaatatgcctGATCTCAGTACTGTGATCATTAGCACTTAAGACCTTACCGTATCATATCTGAACTCAAAGTCTTTCACAGTGACACTGCTTTTGATGGTAAAACCCACAGTTTCCAAAACATCCAGGACATCAGGAAAGATGTTCTGGTACAACACCGTCACCTAGGGGTTTGCTCAGGTGTTCTGTGGTGCAGTGGTGGACTGAATTAGTCTAAAGATCTTATGTCTGGTCAGATTTGGGTCCTGTGATTATGTCCTAATGGAAGAGAAACCACAGAATTACCTTCTCTAAACTTAATGTCTTGATGTAGCTAATATTTTATGGTTGTACGTTTTATTAATATCTATCCACCTCAGAATAAAATGTCATactgaaatttcttttattattttttcattttaaaattttatttatttgtttgtttacttatttattctttttggctgcattgagtcttcgttgctgcacctgggctttctctagttacggcgaacGGGagctattctttatttatttatctatctatctatttatttatttatttattcgtgtttggctgcattgggtctttgttgctgtgcgtgagctttctctagttgttgcgagcaggggctactcttccttgatgtgcatgggcttctcattgcactggcttctctgcttgcagagcacggggtctaggcgcacgggcttcagcagttgtggcacgtggactcagtagttgtagctcacgggctgtagagcacaggctcagtagttgtggctcatgggcttagttgctccgcggcatgtgggatcttcccagaccagggctcaaacccgtgtcctctgcattggcaggcggattcttaaccactgtgccagcagggaagtcctcataTTGAAATTTCTTAAGGCAGaaacttaaataactaaaaacttTGGTTGGGACTGAAACCAGAACTGAATTGAATAATTCCGTTTCTGTTTGAAATCGAAACATTACAAATGCTTGCACTAGATAGTTAAGACAATATTTTGACTGTGAAATCAGTTGGCCCTAATTGTTATTTTCCTTCTATTAGTgaaggacttaaaaaaaagatctaatcCTAGTTAAATAACACATGATTACAGACTTTGTAGATATATATAATGCCAGATGTTTAAAAAGGTTAATATTCCCTCAATAAGGAAAACATTGTTATAAAAGGTCACTTAGATGGTATTGCTGGGAGATTTTATGGATGTTCTTCACCTGTTTAACATTTTTACTGATAGTTCTTTTCAGATTACAAATAAACAGTTTGTGCTCTAAGTATGTATTCATGTTAACATTTACTTTGTAAAATATGCTTCTTACAGGAATACAGTTTTACTTTACTCTCCCTTTTATCACACACTGTTTAGCTGtgctgactgtgtgtgtgtgtgtgagagagagagagagagagagagagagagagacttgagTATTCTAAGCTTTTTCCTACCTTGGGCTTTTACTATTGCACTTTGTTCTAtctagatttctctttctctgatctTCAAATAACTAGCTCCTTCTAGACCTACAAATTCTAGTTGAAAATCACTTTCTTGAAGATACCTTCCCAGATTATTCAGTCTAAAATACCCTGATGGTGAagtcattttctatttcattacacTGTTATTTCATATTAGTTCTTATTGCCATCTTGAAGTTTTATTATTAActcatgtattttctgtttttccactagaatgtaagctgcTCAAGAATAAAATATTGTCCATCTTCTACATCATTGCATCCTGAGTTTCATCCATGTGCTTAGCAAAAAGCAGGCACTCAGttaatgcttgttgaatgaatggacttCTTCCCGCCTGTAGTATATTCTCTATATTAATGTACAGGATTTCGTGTACATTAAGAAGGAAAATGGATGCAAATTTATTAATGTAGTGTTTGATCAGGTAGAAGAGATATTTGGTTAtaagaaataagagagagagagagaaaaaaaaagccacactcGACTGCTATAGCCAATGCATTAAGCACAGGATTcgatggaggggggaggggggaggggaaaggtcTGTTGCCTCAATGCATGGGCATCCATCTTCCAAATAGTTTCTTAAATCTTAATCCAGAAATTGAAATAACTACAAATTTTCTTTGAAGGTGAAACCAGAACTGAAttgaatattctgtttcttcttgaaatTGAAACATTACAAATGTTTGCAATAGATAGTTCAGGCAAAATTTTCACTGTGAATTCAGTTGGCCCTAATTGTTAATCTCCTTCGTTTACTGAAGGACTTAAGAAATATGATCGAATCCTAGTTAAATAATACATGATTTACAGAcgttttatatacatatagatatataggaGCTTCCGGGAAGATATAtaggagtaagacgcggagatcaccttcctcctcacagatacactagaaatacatctacacgtggaacaactcctacagaacacctactgaacgctggcagaagacctcagacctcccaaacgGCAAgaaacgccccccccccccccccccaccccacgtacctgggtagggcaaaagaaaaaagaataaacagagacaaaaggatagggacgggacctgcaccaggagggagctgtgaaggaggaaaggtttccacacactaggaagccccttcgcgggcggagactgcggctggcggagggggaaagcttcggagccgcggaggagagcgcagcaacaggggtgcggagggcaaagcggggagattcccgcacagaggatcggtgccgaccggcactcaccagcccgagaggcttgtctgctcccccgccggggcgggcggggtgggagctgaggctcgggcttcgttcggagcgcagggagaggactgttgttggcggcgtgaacacagcctgcagggagttagtgggccacggctggccgggagggagtccgggtaaaagtctggacctgccgaagaggcaagagacttttacttccctctttgtttcctggtgcgcgaggagagggaattaagaacgctgcttaaaggagctccagagacgggcgcgagctgcggctaaaagcgcggaccccagagacaggcatgagacgctaaggttgctctgccgccgccaccaagaagcctgtgtgcgagcacaggtcactatccacacccccattccggggagcctgtgcagcccgccactgccagggtcccgggatccagggacaactcccccgggagaacacgCGGCGcgcttcaggctggtgcaatgtcacgctggcctctgccgccgcaggctcgccctgcactccgtgcccctccctccccccggcctgagtgagccagagcccccgaatcagcggctcctttaaccccgtcctgtctgagcgaagaacagacgccctccggcgacctacacgcagaggcggggccaaatccaaagctgagcccctgggatctgtgagaacaaagaagagaaagggaaatctctcccagcagcctcaaaagagcggattaaagctccacaatcaacttgatgtaccctgcatctgtggaatacatgaatagacaacgagtcatcccaaattgaggaggtggactttgagagcaagatttatgatttttccccttttcctctttttgtgagtgtgtatctgtatgcttctgtgtgagattttgtctgtatagctttgcttccaccatttgtcctagggttctatccgtcctttttttttcctctcttaattattttttttattttaataactttattacattttatcttactttattttattttaccttatcttctttctttcattttttccttacttccctccttccttctttccttcctccctccttccctccctccctcctttctttcttttcttttctttctttctttcttctttctttccttctactaattctttctttctactttttctccttttattctgagccgtgtggatgaaaggctcttggtgctgcagccaggagtcagtgttatgcctctgaggtgggagagacaacttcaggacactggtcaacaagagacctcccagctccacataatatcaaaaggcgaaaatctcccagagatctccatctcaacaccagcacccagcttcactcaacgaccagcaagctacagtgctggacatcctatgccaaacaactagcaagacaggaacacaaccccacccattagcagagaggctgcctaaaatcataataagtccacagacaccccaaaacacaccaacagacgtggacctgcccaccagaaagacaagatccagcctcatccaccagaacacaggcactagtcccctccaccaggaagcctacacaacccactgaaccaaccttagccactggggacagacaccaaaaacaacaggaactacgaacgtgcagcctccaaaaaggagaccccaaacacagtaagataaggaaaataagaagtcagaaaaacacacagcagatgaaggagcaagataaaatcccaccagacctaacaaatgaagaggaaataggcagtctacctgaaaaagaattcagaataatgatagtaaagatgatccaaaatcttggaaatagaatagacaaaatgcaaaaaacatttaacaaggacctagaagaactaaagatgaaacaaacaacgatgaacaacacaataaatgagataTATAAAATGCCAGatgtttaaaaatggttaatattccctcaaaaaggaaaacattgttCTAAAAGGTCATTTAGGTGTTATTCCTGGGAGATTTTATGGCTGTTCTTCACCTGTTTAACATTATTATCGATAGTTCTTTTCAGATTATGAATAAATGGTTTGTGCTCTGTTTATTCAtgttaacatttacattgtaaaaTATGCTTCTTACAGGAATATAAATAGTTGCTGGAAAGAACACTGACAGCTTGAAAGCAAAATGAAGCTCTTTCTATTGCTTTCAGCCATTGGATTCTGCTGGGCTCAGTATGCCCCAAATACCGAATCTGGACGGACATCTATTGTCCATCTGTTTGAGTGGCGCTGGGTTGATATTGCTCTTGAATGTGAGCGATACTTAGCTCCCAAAGGATTTGGAGGGGTTCAGGTGGGTATTGTTCACAGTATAAATTGCAGACTTCGCTGTGCTTAGAGTAAATGGTATTATGCTCTGTGTCTGTGAAGCTGGGACAACATTTTACTTCACAAATAAGTACTCTAAGTAAAACAGttttctgaggaagaaaaaaaattgaaattgttggcaacttcatgttttatttctaatacaatatttttttcagcAGGACATTTCCAATGTGAAGTTAATATTTCCTATGGTTGTTAAGGAATGTGGCTGCAAATACAAAGATTCAGAAACAATTTTAGACTCTTGAGTCATTTCTAGAACATTCAGTGACACAAAGTAAGCTGTAATTTGATACTTACTACTGTTGTTTTATTTGTAGGTTTCCTCACCCAATGAAAATGCGGTAATTAATAATCCTTCAAGACCTTGGTGGGAAAGGTACCAACCAGTTAGCTACAAGTTATGTACAAGATCAGGAAATGAGAATGAATTCAAAGACATGGTGTCTAGATGTAACAACGTTGGTGTAAGTGAATTAAAGTTCCCTTTAAAAGTATTATATAGAAAAAGGATTTCTCTCTCTTGCCTCCTGTTCCTTTCAAGCAGAacgattttcatatattttaaaattttacttcatgCTTTAGCcataaattaaaatgtgattGTTGCCTTATGTTcagcttttgtaaatatttatttatgcactaaagaagatgtaagaaaaagtTTAAGGCTACGAACTTACTCATACAGCAAAATATCACCTTTTAACCCTCCTGGCTGCATACGTTTCTGAGGAACACTTTTCCAGTTAGGAATCGGAAATTCCAGTTACAGTATTGGCGTTACTTTTATGTGACTTGTGTCTTCACCCGTAAGTCCCGGGTCTTTCTTCCTATAGGTTCTTTGATGGtagataattattttctctttgatgagGAGCATAACAAGAGACAATACTTACTGATCCTAAATAGATAGTAGAGACTGGCTTTTTATTTCTTAGGATGACCCATAGAAATTACAAAAACCAATCATCTCTCCTGCCTCATCTGATTCttttctcctgcccctccccgccaaaaaaaaaagggtctttgcattTTTTCACAGTTATGGTAGTTTTGGGTTCTCTTAATTtatcatatatgtaaatattcgACCACGTGGCTAGAATGCATGTAGGGCTTTAGTTCCCAattatttcctttcacatttgaCTGTTGCTCTTCTAGGAAGGTAAGTTATAAAATAACAAAGAGATATTTTGGAGTGATATTAATGTGCTGTAAACTCAAATTAATACCATTATAAATTTCTACCTCTCTCTAAGTCTCATTGAAATAGAAATTTGGCCTTTCAGGTCCGTATTTATGTGGATGCTATAATTAATCATATGTGTGGAAATGGTGTGGCTGCAGGAACGAGCAGTACTTGTGGGAGTTACTTCAACCCTGGAACTGAGGATTTTCCAGCAGTCCCGTACTCTGGTTGGGATTTTAATGATggtaaatgtaaaaccagaagtGGAGAAATTGAGAGCTATAATGATGCTTCTCAGGTAATTAGCAAAAAGAGCTGTCTATGTCTTTTATTATCCACATGTAGCTTATtgatctcatttaaaatattagttgAGATTCCTTAGAACAGGATTCTAAGCCTGACTGTTCAAACAAAGAATCTCAAATcgatatttaaaacatttttcccaATTAaagttttcacaataaaaaagCTCATCCACTGTATTTCCTACATTCTCCATTTTTATACTAGAAAATGTTTCAAAGGTATGTCCATACTAGAATGTCAGTATCCCCAGAGACCAAAGCAAAGAAGACACTATAGAAATAtccattaatgaataaatgaatgaataatcaaATGGATTCTCAGGCAAAGGTGATGCTTTATGTACCAATCACAACATTTTTTACCTCAATAGGTCCGAGATTGTCGTCTGGTTGGTCTTCTTGATCTTGCACTGGAGAAAGATTATGTGCGCTCCACAATTGCTGAATATCTGAACCGTCTCATTGACATTGGTGTAGCAGGGTTCAGAATTGATGCCGCTAAGCACATGTGGCCTGGAGACATGAAGGCAATTTTGGATAAACTGCATAATCTAAACAAAAGATGGTTCCCTGCAGGAAGTAAACCTTTCATTTACCAGGAGGTACATCAATACACATATGTGCAGATAAAACAAAGATTCATCAGAAAATAAATGGCAGATTTCATTAAAAGTGCAATTTCTGTGGGATAATGGCTGACTCATGTATACGGAGGAATGTTCCTTAAACTCCTTTGATTCAGAGACAGCACGTCTGACTCTATCACAGGAGCTTTTTTATGCAAGTGCCGAGAATTTTTTAGGCTGCCAAAAGTCTCTGTGTCATGTATAATCTCCTCAGAGACCATTATAGAACACAGATAAGAATATAGTTGCTGTCTTGAGCCAGGCTATGTGACTTAAATTCTTGGCTGTAGTGCTGTTAGCTGTGTCTGTTTAGGCAAAttgattaacctctctgagcaacaatattttcaaagtttatcGAAAGGAATAATGATAATGgttatgtctttgttttctttggagaactaAAGAGGTAATATTTAGCAAGCACTTAGAAATATTGCCAGCTGGATATTAAGTGCTCTATAAGTGTGAGCTATTCTTATCATTTATGTGCAAGAGTAAATTAGGTCAGCATTCTCACAGGACAACAGGTTATTTTGTCATGTTACTTTTAATATTGTAGCATAgattttaacaaaggaaaataagaatcttAACATAAGCAAAAGGATTTGGGTCATTTCACATAACATAAATAGCATAAAGTTATTTTCTATATAATAGTAACTCgttaattaaaattcttttcaactcttatttaaaatgatattttcttcttgatttctacTAGGTAATTGATCTGGGTGGTGAGCCAATTAAAAGCAGTGAGTACTTTGGAAATGGCCGTGTGACAGAATTTAAATATGGTGCAAAACTAGGCACAGTTCTGCGCAAGTGGAATGGAGAGAAGATGTCTTACTTAAAGTAAGTGAAATACAATTGATCCTTTGAAGTATTTCACAGATTTATTTGTGATATTACCCAACATGAATTTTCCTCCTTAAGCCTTTTTATTTAGACAACATCCAAGGATTCATTTACTAATAGCAAGTGTCAGAGTTCCCCAAACACCAATTGATCATCATTATTTAGAACGTCAATCATGAGGAAGTAATTTTAGAGATCCAAAACATCACATAGAGATTTTAATCCTGGTATTATACATCTCTATTAGATTTGACTAATGTTTGCACATAATTTGTGCAGGCCAGGTTATTGTTAAAATGATTCT comes from Delphinus delphis chromosome 1, mDelDel1.2, whole genome shotgun sequence and encodes:
- the LOC132421630 gene encoding pancreatic alpha-amylase; its protein translation is MKLFLLLSAIGFCWAQYAPNTESGRTSIVHLFEWRWVDIALECERYLAPKGFGGVQVSSPNENAVINNPSRPWWERYQPVSYKLCTRSGNENEFKDMVSRCNNVGVRIYVDAIINHMCGNGVAAGTSSTCGSYFNPGTEDFPAVPYSGWDFNDGKCKTRSGEIESYNDASQVRDCRLVGLLDLALEKDYVRSTIAEYLNRLIDIGVAGFRIDAAKHMWPGDMKAILDKLHNLNKRWFPAGSKPFIYQEVIDLGGEPIKSSEYFGNGRVTEFKYGAKLGTVLRKWNGEKMSYLKNWGEGWGFMPSDRALVFVDNHDNQRGSGAGGASILTFWDPRLYKMGVGFMLAHPYGFTRVMSSYRWPRHFENGKDVNNWIGPPNNNGVIKEVTINPDTTCGNDWVCEHRWRQIRNMVVFRNVVDGQPFTNWWDNGSNQVAFGRGNRGFIVFNNDDWALSSTLQTGLPAGTYCDVISGDKIGNYCTGIKIYVSGDGNANFSISNSAEDPFIAIHAESKL